A stretch of DNA from Pedobacter africanus:
AAAAATTCTTCCCGTACGTCCGTTTCCATCTCTGAAAGGATGAATGGCCTCAAATTGGAAATGACCAATTGCCATTTTCAGCAGCGGGTCTAACTTATACTGTTCATCGTCATTCAAAAATTCGATCAGGTTATCTAATTTACCTTCAATTATTCCTTTTCCTCTGGGCGGTGTATAAAATGCTTTTCCGGCATTTGGACCAGTTCCACCCTCTTTAATATAGATCTGAGCAACGGGAGTCCTGATTCCATCATTAAACTGACTAACTACTCTATACATTTTCACAAAATAGTGCGCATCAAAAACCTGATCGCCCTGCAGATACTGATAACCAAGCCACAAAGCTTCCCTGTAATTCAGAATTTCTTTTGCAGGCCCTTCCATATGTTTTCCCTGGTCTTCACTGTAGGCTTTATACAATTCATCATCTGTGGTGAATATATTTTCGATGGCACTAGAAGCTTTAGCTTCCTGCAAACTTATAGAATTAATCAGTAGTCCCTGATTGGGTATCGCGATGCTCCTTCCCTGCAGGCGGCCAAGCGCTGCTTTTGCATTGCCAA
This window harbors:
- a CDS encoding Fic family protein; protein product: MNYRINADRNKPWNDLPDLPIDAALYEDLEIYRQLGNAKAALGRLQGRSIAIPNQGLLINSISLQEAKASSAIENIFTTDDELYKAYSEDQGKHMEGPAKEILNYREALWLGYQYLQGDQVFDAHYFVKMYRVVSQFNDGIRTPVAQIYIKEGGTGPNAGKAFYTPPRGKGIIEGKLDNLIEFLNDDEQYKLDPLLKMAIGHFQFEAIHPFRDGNGRTGRIFNIHYLTKKGLLDYPILFLSSYIMEHKEEYYAGLAGVTQRGSWKNWLLYILKAVEVTSNLTYNKINDILLAKEAILDAIIGDGNISRPESMVNALFTQPFTRVKHFTNSGLYSENTARKYLDQLSNMGILEKRMIQGGSYYLNLELYRILSEG